A single genomic interval of Plantibacter sp. Leaf314 harbors:
- a CDS encoding ABC transporter permease gives MTTTQHVKTLQSDEAVRPPRKFAFIGRSAATLWANWKSRLGLTILGFFILVAIFAPLLAPYGASQDGFPRNADSSPEHWFGTTAAGEDVLSQLIYGSQISVTVGFIAGILSTIVAVLIGLSWGYIKGFGAEVVNFIVNLFLVVPGLPLMIVIAAYLQNGGLVMIVAVIVITGWAWGARVLRSQTQSLRSRDFVTAARFSGDRPFRIVFNEILPNMTSLIAGGFFGAATSAILAEAGLEFLGLGDSSIVSWGTILYWAQNSNALLTGQWILLFAPGLCIALLAMSLTLINFGVDAISNPRLREGKSR, from the coding sequence CAGCACGTCAAGACACTGCAGTCCGACGAAGCCGTCCGTCCGCCGAGGAAGTTCGCCTTCATCGGTCGATCGGCGGCGACGCTCTGGGCCAACTGGAAGTCACGCCTCGGCCTGACCATCCTCGGCTTCTTCATCCTCGTGGCGATCTTCGCGCCGCTCCTCGCCCCGTACGGTGCCAGCCAGGACGGCTTCCCGCGGAACGCCGACTCGAGCCCCGAGCACTGGTTCGGGACGACGGCGGCGGGCGAGGACGTCCTCAGCCAGCTCATCTACGGCTCGCAGATCAGCGTCACCGTCGGCTTCATCGCCGGCATCCTGTCGACGATCGTCGCGGTCCTGATCGGCCTCAGCTGGGGCTACATCAAGGGGTTCGGCGCCGAGGTCGTGAACTTCATCGTCAACCTGTTCCTCGTGGTGCCGGGTCTGCCGCTCATGATCGTCATCGCCGCGTACCTCCAGAACGGTGGACTGGTGATGATCGTCGCGGTCATCGTCATCACCGGGTGGGCGTGGGGTGCCCGCGTGCTCCGCAGTCAGACGCAGTCGCTGCGATCGCGGGACTTCGTGACGGCCGCCCGCTTCTCCGGCGACCGCCCATTCCGCATCGTGTTCAACGAGATCCTCCCGAACATGACCTCGCTCATCGCCGGTGGCTTCTTCGGAGCCGCGACGAGCGCGATCCTGGCCGAGGCGGGCCTCGAGTTCCTCGGACTCGGCGACTCGTCGATCGTCAGCTGGGGAACGATCCTCTACTGGGCGCAGAACTCCAACGCCCTGCTCACCGGTCAGTGGATCCTCCTCTTCGCCCCCGGTCTCTGCATCGCGCTCCTCGCGATGAGCCTCACCCTCATCAACTTCGGTGTCGACGCGATCAGCAACCCGCGCCTCCGTGAAGGGAAGTCCCGATGA